A window from Malania oleifera isolate guangnan ecotype guangnan chromosome 7, ASM2987363v1, whole genome shotgun sequence encodes these proteins:
- the LOC131159861 gene encoding PRA1 family protein A1-like has product MDWGNVTAEDLIDALREVDWSTPPRPLSEFFSRFTLPRSHSKWNSRLKCNLYYYRTNYFIMIIFILGMGFLRRPLAIVAASVTALSIALLNDSFAGTFSEKVTRTVRKFSPHLAAKMRPPLTPVIRGRPAAKRAIYICGQPRWMFVLMSSSASFFLWFASCGLLSVLWALAIGLLATILHASFRMPNMKARLNTFREEFRTVWRNYSDL; this is encoded by the exons ATGGACTGGGGCAACGTTACAGCGGAGGATCTGATCGACGCCCTCCGCGAGGTCGACTGGTCGACTCCACCTCGCCCTCTCTCTGAATTCTTCTCCAGATTCACGCTCCCTCGATCTCACTCTAAATGGAACAGCCGCCTCAAATGTAATCTTTACTA CTACAGGACGAACTACTTTATCATGATAATTTTCATCCTCG GGATGGGATTCCTTAGAAGGCCCCTTGCTATTGTTGCTGCTTCTGTGACGGCACTTAGTATTGCTTTACTCAATGACAG CTTTGCAGGTACTTTCAGTGAGAAAGTAACAAGAACAGTGAGGAAGTTCTCGCCGCATTTAGCTGCAAAGATGAGGCCGCCTCTTAC GCCTGTTATTCGTGGTCGTCCAGCAGCTAAAAGAGCTATTTATATATGTGGTCAGCCTCGTTGGATGTTTGTCTTAATGTCCTCTTCTG CGAGCTTTTTTCTATGGTTTGCTTCTTGCGGTCTCTTGAGTGTCTTGTGGGCGCTTGCCATTGGACTTCTTG ccaCTATTCTTCATGCCAGTTTTAGAATGCCTAACATGAAAGCACGGCTTAACACATTCCGGGAGGAATTTCGTACAGTTTGGCGCAATTATAGTGACCTGTAG